A window of the Carassius carassius chromosome 36, fCarCar2.1, whole genome shotgun sequence genome harbors these coding sequences:
- the LOC132116538 gene encoding C-C chemokine receptor type 8-like, whose amino-acid sequence MNNSVVNFTTPVTSTNHETEMLECYTSGFNFMFGFLIHSYVLWLIIKGTGSGVTSDYFNLNLSVCEIMFSLNCLLSIVVNAIIFHGFMKLPAFLQGLAFTGRPLFQCLICVERFLAVVYPVTFLKYKPLRYRVICCTVVWIITLGSCLFCLFSSISNTFYIYSWFFSIQLLLLLSIQLFCLVAVLRALKQSGPGERAREREEENNMKRRAFNIILITTVSMVIMLVPYTITGLITADPNDQVMPPQGPAVHCMVMGCNGSHIHFRG is encoded by the exons ATGAATAATTCTGTAGTGAACTTCACCACACCTGTAACATCCACCAACCATGAAACTGAAATGCTAGAATGTTATACATCAGGCTTTAATTTCATGTTTGGTTTTCTTATACACTCCTATGTTCTGTGGCTCATCATCAAAGGAACTGGAAGTGGAGTCACATCTGACTATTTCAACCTCAATCTCTCTGTTTGTGAGATCATGTTCTCTCTGAATTGTTTATTAAGTATTGTGGTAAATGCCATAATATTTCATGGTTTCATGAAATTACCAGCGTTTCTACAAGGACTTGCATTCACTGGTCGTcctctgtttcagtgtctgatctgtgtTGAGCGTTTCCTGGCAGTGGTTTATCCTGTAACCTTTCTAAAGTACAAACCTCTCAGATATAGAGTCATCTGCTGCACTGTGGTCTGGATAATCACTCTTGGATCATGTTTGTTCTGCCTGTTTTCTTCAATCTCAAATACTTTTTATATCTATTCATGGTTTTTCTCGATTCAGTTGCTACTTTTActctccatccagttgttttgtcttgtggctgttctcagagctctgaagcaatcaggaccaggagagagagcgagagagagagaggaggaaaacaACATGAAAAGAAGAGCGTTTAATATCATTCTAATAACTACAGTGAGCATGGTTATCATGCTTGTGCCATACACTATTACTGGACTCATCACTGCC GATCCTAACGATCaagtcatgcctccccagggaccggcagTCCACTGCAtggtgatgggctgcaatggcagccacatacactttcgaGGTTGA
- the LOC132116537 gene encoding uracil nucleotide/cysteinyl leukotriene receptor-like: MNSTEASTNSTTLEHLLWPLSIVDIFVCSINFLFGFPVHSYIIWFIVTGTKSGVASEFFNISLSICELLISFNCLLRILSSFVQLTALSSFLVGVTVAGRPLFQCLICVERYLAVVHPVTFLKYKPLRYRVICCTVIWIITFGSCLCCMSTSVLNTFIWFMWLFPIQFLLFLFVQLFCLVAVLRALKQSGPGERGRERRREESHAKKRAFYIILIITICMFISFVPYILAGVFVIFSKHNAETYSTFALVCSILGRFVHPVLFLHRTWKISCVCSS, translated from the coding sequence ATGAACTCCACTGAAGCATCCACAAACTCCACAACTTTGGAACATTTGCTTTGGCCATTGAGCATTGTAGACATTTTTGTGTGCAGCATCAATTTCCTGTTTGGTTTTCCTGTACACTCCTATATTATATGGTTCATTGTCACAGGAACAAAGAGTGGTGTTGCATCAGAGTTCTTCAACATCAGTCTCTCTATTTGTGAATTATTGATTTCTTTCAATTGTTTGTTAAGGATACTGTCAAGTTTTGTTCAACTAACGGCACTGTCATCATTTTTAGTTGGAGTAACCGTTGCTGGTCGTcctctgtttcagtgtctgatctgtgtTGAGCGTTACCTGGCAGTGGTTCATCCTGTAACCTTTCTGAAGTACAAACCTCTCAGATATAGAGTGATCTGCTGCACTGTGATCTGGATAATCACTTTTGGATCATGTTTGTGCTGTATGTCTACTTCAGTCCTAAATACCTTTATTTGGTTTATGTGGTTATTCCCGATTCAgttccttctcttcctcttcgtccagttgttttgtcttgtggctgttctcagagccctgaagcagtcaggaccaggagagagagggagagaaaggagAAGGGAAGAAAGCCACGCGAAGAAAAGAGCATTTTATATCATTCTAATAATTACTATATGCATGTTTATCTCATTTGTCCCATACATTCTTGCAGGCGTTTTCGTCATTTTCTCAAAACACAATGCTGAAACTTACAGCACTTTTGCTTTGGTCTGTTCTATTCTGGGTCGTTTTGTGCATCCTGTTCTTTTTCTACACCGAACTTGGAAAATCTCTTGTGTCTGTTCCTCATAA